From one Pseudomonas sp. S35 genomic stretch:
- a CDS encoding SDR family oxidoreductase: MPHTDLATSFSGQYFVVTGSTQGLGAAVAHTLAQRGAAGLIICGRRRAQGEEQVRQLAQLDCQAFFVEADLEKVEDCRAIIDAARTHFGTLHGLVNCAGMSDRGTILDTSPELFERLFAVNVRAPFFLMQEALKLMISNGVEGAVVNIQSVTGHGGQSFLSAYAASKGALAILTKNVAFSALRNRIRVNGLNIGWMDTPHEDDIQRQYHGAEDGWLAKAESAQPFGRLLKPQEVAQSVAFLLSRESGMMTGSVIDLEQGVIGCSDAGSPQPHQALSLPGGV, from the coding sequence ATGCCCCACACCGATCTCGCCACCTCGTTCAGCGGCCAATATTTTGTCGTCACCGGCAGCACCCAAGGCCTGGGCGCGGCGGTGGCCCACACCCTGGCGCAACGCGGCGCCGCCGGGCTGATCATCTGTGGCCGTCGCCGCGCCCAGGGTGAAGAGCAAGTGAGGCAACTGGCGCAACTGGATTGCCAGGCATTTTTTGTCGAAGCGGACCTTGAGAAAGTCGAGGATTGCCGCGCGATCATCGACGCGGCGCGTACCCACTTCGGCACCTTGCATGGGTTGGTGAACTGCGCCGGGATGTCGGACCGCGGCACCATCCTCGACACCTCGCCGGAGCTGTTCGAGCGGCTGTTTGCGGTGAACGTACGAGCGCCGTTTTTCCTGATGCAGGAAGCGCTCAAACTGATGATCAGCAACGGTGTGGAAGGCGCGGTGGTGAATATCCAGAGCGTCACTGGTCATGGCGGGCAGTCGTTCTTGAGTGCGTATGCAGCGTCCAAGGGTGCCCTGGCGATCCTCACCAAGAACGTCGCGTTCAGCGCCCTGCGCAACCGCATTCGGGTCAATGGCTTGAATATCGGCTGGATGGACACGCCCCACGAGGATGATATCCAGCGCCAGTACCACGGTGCCGAGGACGGTTGGCTGGCCAAGGCCGAAAGCGCGCAGCCGTTCGGGCGCCTGCTCAAGCCGCAGGAAGTGGCGCAGAGCGTGGCGTTTTTACTGTCCCGTGAGTCGGGGATGATGACCGGTTCGGTGATTGACCTGGAGCAAGGCGTAATCGGCTGCAGCGACGCCGGCAGCCCGCAACCGCATCAGGCCCTGAGCCTGCCGGGAGGTGTGTGA